A region from the Actinoplanes sp. OR16 genome encodes:
- a CDS encoding nuclear transport factor 2 family protein: protein MLNPAITAWHDAVNDRDLDAARATVTDPVEVSGPRGTQSISAHAFTDWILRSGIRLRPLTAHPAGVDAVVVEQDATWPEAEVPARVATLFRVHDGRVSAVHRFDSLEEALAAARP from the coding sequence ATGCTGAACCCGGCCATCACCGCCTGGCACGACGCCGTCAACGACCGTGACCTGGACGCCGCCCGCGCCACGGTCACCGATCCGGTCGAGGTCTCCGGGCCGCGCGGCACACAGTCCATCTCGGCGCACGCCTTCACCGACTGGATCCTGCGCTCCGGAATCCGGCTGCGTCCGCTGACCGCCCACCCCGCCGGCGTCGACGCTGTCGTCGTCGAACAGGACGCCACCTGGCCGGAGGCCGAGGTGCCCGCGCGGGTGGCAACGCTGTTTCGCGTACACGACGGCCGGGTCAGCGCCGTACACCGCTTCGATTCCCTCGAAGAGGCGCTCGCCGCCGCCCGGCCGTGA